The following coding sequences are from one Microbulbifer sp. TB1203 window:
- a CDS encoding DUF4212 domain-containing protein, giving the protein MSFESEQHAKDYWRENLRLMLTLLCIWFAVSFGFGILLVDVLNAIKLGGFKLGFWFAQQGSIYVFLLLIVVYVVKMNTLDRKYNVHEDHENEEEFEEALEEEFGQ; this is encoded by the coding sequence ATGAGTTTCGAAAGCGAACAACACGCCAAAGACTACTGGAGGGAGAACCTGCGCCTGATGCTCACGCTGCTGTGCATCTGGTTTGCGGTGTCCTTCGGTTTCGGAATATTACTGGTGGATGTGCTCAATGCCATCAAGCTGGGAGGATTCAAGCTGGGCTTCTGGTTCGCCCAGCAGGGCTCCATTTATGTGTTCCTGTTGTTGATCGTGGTCTACGTGGTCAAGATGAATACGCTGGACCGCAAATACAACGTGCATGAAGACCACGAAAACGAAGAAGAATTCGAGGAAGCACTCGAAGAAGAATTCGGTCAATAG
- a CDS encoding sodium:solute symporter family protein, producing the protein MDIQTLTFLIVGATFVIYIGIAIWSRAGSTHDFYVAGGGVHPVANGMATAADWMSAASFISMAGLISFMGYDGAVYLMGWTGGYVLLALCLAPYLRKFGKFTVPAFIGDRYYSNTARTVAVICAVFVCFTYVAGQMRGVGVVFSRFLEVDITTGVIIGMGVVFFYAVLGGMKGITYTQVAQYCVLICAYLVPAIFISIMMTGHVIPQIGFGSELADGSGTYLLDKLDGLSTELGFTEYTSGTKSTIDVFFITAALMVGTAGLPHVIVRFFTVPKVRDARKSAGWALLFIALLYTTAPAIATFARVNMIDTINGPEGEGTPHAEAPGWIDNWERTGLISWEDKNEDGRMFYAGDERNEMTIDRDIMVLANPEIANLPAWVIALVAAGGIAAALSTSAGLLLVISTSISHDLLKRNLMPNITDKQELGYARIAAAVAICVAGYLGINPPGFVAQVVAFAFGLAASSFFPAIIMGIFYKRMNKEGAIAGMLSGILFTAAYIIYFKFINPAANSPENWWFGISPEGIGTLGMMLNFVVAIAVARVTSEAPAHVQEMVESIRFPKGAGEASAH; encoded by the coding sequence ATGGATATTCAAACCCTTACCTTTTTGATTGTCGGTGCCACCTTTGTAATCTATATCGGTATCGCCATCTGGTCCCGCGCAGGCTCTACCCACGATTTCTACGTGGCTGGCGGCGGTGTACACCCAGTGGCCAATGGCATGGCCACCGCAGCCGACTGGATGTCCGCGGCCTCGTTTATCTCCATGGCCGGACTGATCTCCTTTATGGGCTACGACGGTGCCGTCTACCTGATGGGCTGGACCGGCGGCTATGTGCTATTGGCACTGTGCTTGGCGCCCTACCTGCGCAAATTCGGCAAGTTCACCGTGCCCGCGTTTATCGGCGACCGCTACTATTCGAATACAGCGCGTACCGTGGCGGTAATCTGCGCGGTATTTGTCTGCTTCACCTATGTGGCGGGACAGATGCGCGGTGTGGGGGTGGTCTTCTCCCGCTTCCTGGAGGTGGATATCACCACCGGGGTGATCATCGGCATGGGGGTGGTATTCTTCTACGCGGTGCTCGGCGGCATGAAGGGCATCACCTATACCCAGGTGGCTCAGTACTGCGTGCTGATTTGCGCCTACCTGGTGCCGGCGATTTTCATCTCCATCATGATGACCGGCCACGTGATTCCGCAGATCGGCTTCGGCTCTGAACTGGCCGATGGCTCAGGCACTTACCTGCTGGACAAGCTCGACGGCCTGTCGACGGAACTGGGTTTTACCGAGTACACCTCGGGCACCAAGAGCACCATCGACGTCTTCTTTATCACTGCCGCGCTGATGGTGGGTACCGCCGGTCTGCCCCATGTGATCGTGCGTTTCTTTACCGTGCCCAAGGTGCGCGACGCGCGCAAATCCGCCGGCTGGGCACTGCTGTTTATCGCCCTGCTGTACACCACTGCGCCGGCCATCGCCACCTTTGCGCGAGTGAATATGATCGACACCATCAACGGGCCGGAAGGCGAGGGCACACCCCACGCCGAGGCACCCGGCTGGATCGACAACTGGGAGCGCACCGGCCTGATCAGTTGGGAAGACAAGAACGAAGACGGCCGCATGTTCTACGCCGGTGACGAACGCAACGAAATGACCATCGACCGCGACATTATGGTGCTGGCCAACCCGGAAATCGCCAACCTGCCGGCCTGGGTGATCGCGCTGGTGGCCGCCGGTGGTATCGCCGCGGCGCTGTCCACTTCCGCGGGCCTGCTATTGGTAATCTCCACGTCGATTTCCCACGATCTGTTGAAACGGAATTTGATGCCGAATATTACCGACAAGCAGGAGCTGGGCTACGCGCGCATCGCCGCGGCGGTGGCCATCTGTGTGGCGGGATACCTGGGAATCAATCCACCGGGCTTTGTGGCGCAGGTGGTCGCCTTCGCCTTTGGTCTCGCGGCGTCGTCCTTCTTCCCGGCGATTATCATGGGCATCTTCTACAAGCGCATGAACAAGGAGGGGGCGATCGCGGGTATGCTCTCCGGCATTCTCTTTACCGCGGCCTATATCATTTACTTCAAGTTTATCAACCCGGCGGCCAACAGCCCGGAAAACTGGTGGTTCGGTATTTCCCCTGAGGGAATTGGCACCCTGGGCATGATGCTCAACTTCGTGGTGGCGATTGCGGTTGCCAGGGTTACCAGCGAAGCGCCGGCGCATGTGCAGGAAATGGTGGAGAGCATCCGCTTCCCGAAAGGAGCGGGAGAGGCCAGTGCGCACTGA
- a CDS encoding GNAT family N-acetyltransferase, translating into MTPIKTERLRLRRLTEDDAPLILAVLTDPDFLRNVGDRGVHNNEEARRYIADGPQAMYHEHGFGLYLVELADGTPVGTCGLIKRDGLDDVDIGFAFLPRFRGRGYAREAARAVMRYGREALALKRIVAIVLPDNAPSVRLLEKIGLRVEGKVTLPGDDEELLLMAWEAGNSM; encoded by the coding sequence ATGACCCCGATAAAAACCGAGCGCCTGCGACTGCGCCGCCTTACCGAAGACGACGCGCCGCTGATACTGGCGGTACTGACCGATCCCGACTTCCTGCGCAACGTGGGCGACCGCGGTGTACATAACAATGAAGAGGCCCGCCGCTATATCGCCGACGGCCCCCAGGCCATGTACCACGAGCACGGTTTCGGCCTCTATCTGGTGGAACTTGCGGACGGCACGCCCGTCGGTACCTGCGGCCTGATCAAGCGCGATGGACTGGACGACGTGGATATCGGCTTCGCCTTTCTCCCCCGCTTCCGCGGTCGCGGCTACGCCCGGGAGGCCGCGCGGGCGGTGATGCGGTATGGCCGCGAGGCGTTGGCCTTGAAGCGCATAGTAGCCATTGTCCTACCGGATAACGCGCCCTCTGTACGCCTGCTGGAAAAAATCGGCCTGCGTGTCGAGGGGAAAGTCACATTGCCGGGGGACGACGAAGAGCTGTTGTTGATGGCCTGGGAGGCCGGCAATTCGATGTAA
- a CDS encoding choline BCCT transporter BetT, translating to MKPPKGDKKAHFDPPVFYTATGVLLLLVAYAVLFADDATARFKALQAGIVANMSWYYVLVVAIVLISVVTIGVSKFGEIRLGPEHAKPDYGYGSWLAMLFSAGMGIGLLFFGVAEPVMHYLSPPVGETGTVAAAREAMVLTFFHWGLHAWAIYAIVALILAYFSYRHDLPLTLRSALYPMIGERIHGPIGHAVDVFAIVGTVCGVATTLGYGVLQINAGLNHLFDIPVGTGPQVVLIVITTILATISVVMGLDLGIKRLSQLNMGLAIFLLMMVLLLGSTVYLLQTFVQNFGSYLSVMVSRTFNLYAYAPTDWLGGWTILYWGWWMSWSPFVGLFIARISRGRTIREFIVGAMLVPAGITLLWMTVFGNSAIHMILDEGLTSLGRIVSENESLALFQFLEQFPMPGFFSLLAVVMVVVFFVTSADSGAMVVNMLSSHGRDDTPVWQRIFWCGLIGVVAIALLLAGGLQSLQTAVIASALPFSVILLVAIYGLIAALRRDTAKRIALSAPVAPASLGSPVSWQRRLKNLVRLPSLEEVREYIREVGEPTLQEFASEMEKNGFSATVSRVNHSVCLEVLQSGEIDFIYGIHPKAHLKPSAPNPDAELNDEVDDGSPEKYFRAEVHLQEGGQDYDVMGWTRDQLLTDILAQYERHLQFLHTVR from the coding sequence ATGAAACCTCCCAAAGGGGACAAAAAAGCCCATTTCGACCCCCCGGTATTCTACACGGCCACCGGGGTACTGCTGTTGCTGGTGGCCTACGCGGTGCTATTCGCCGACGACGCCACCGCACGCTTCAAGGCTCTGCAGGCGGGTATCGTGGCCAATATGAGCTGGTACTACGTACTGGTAGTGGCGATCGTCCTGATCAGTGTAGTGACGATCGGTGTATCCAAGTTCGGCGAGATCAGGCTCGGGCCCGAACACGCGAAACCGGATTACGGGTACGGCTCCTGGCTCGCGATGCTGTTTTCCGCCGGTATGGGAATCGGCCTGCTGTTCTTCGGTGTCGCCGAGCCGGTGATGCACTACCTGTCACCCCCCGTGGGTGAGACCGGCACCGTGGCTGCCGCGCGCGAAGCCATGGTGCTCACCTTTTTCCATTGGGGGCTGCACGCCTGGGCCATCTACGCCATCGTCGCACTGATCCTGGCCTATTTCAGCTACCGCCACGATCTGCCGCTCACCCTGCGCTCGGCGCTCTACCCGATGATCGGCGAGCGCATCCACGGCCCCATTGGCCACGCGGTGGATGTCTTTGCCATTGTCGGCACCGTGTGCGGCGTGGCCACTACTCTGGGCTATGGCGTGCTGCAGATCAACGCCGGGCTCAATCATCTGTTCGATATTCCGGTGGGCACGGGGCCGCAGGTGGTTCTGATCGTGATCACCACCATCCTGGCCACCATCTCCGTGGTGATGGGCCTGGACCTGGGCATCAAACGGCTGTCGCAGCTGAATATGGGGCTGGCGATATTCCTGCTGATGATGGTGCTGCTGCTCGGCAGTACTGTGTACCTGCTGCAGACCTTCGTGCAGAACTTCGGCAGTTACCTTTCGGTAATGGTGAGCCGCACCTTCAATCTCTACGCCTACGCACCCACCGACTGGCTGGGGGGCTGGACCATTCTGTATTGGGGCTGGTGGATGTCCTGGTCGCCTTTTGTAGGGCTTTTTATCGCGCGGATCTCCCGCGGGCGTACCATTCGCGAATTTATTGTCGGCGCCATGCTGGTACCCGCTGGGATCACCTTGCTGTGGATGACGGTGTTCGGTAATTCCGCCATTCATATGATTCTGGATGAGGGGCTGACCTCACTGGGCCGGATAGTGAGCGAGAACGAGTCGCTGGCGCTATTCCAGTTCCTGGAACAGTTCCCCATGCCGGGGTTCTTTTCCTTGCTAGCCGTGGTGATGGTGGTGGTCTTCTTTGTCACCTCGGCGGATTCCGGGGCCATGGTGGTGAACATGCTCTCCTCCCACGGACGCGACGATACACCGGTATGGCAGCGCATCTTCTGGTGCGGCCTGATCGGTGTTGTGGCCATCGCCCTGCTGCTGGCCGGCGGGCTGCAGTCCCTGCAGACGGCGGTGATTGCCAGCGCCCTGCCCTTCTCCGTGATACTACTGGTGGCCATATACGGGCTGATCGCGGCTCTGCGCAGGGACACGGCCAAGCGGATTGCACTGAGCGCGCCGGTGGCTCCCGCCAGCCTGGGCAGTCCCGTCTCCTGGCAGCGGCGACTGAAAAACCTGGTGCGCCTGCCCTCGCTGGAGGAAGTTCGCGAGTATATTCGCGAGGTGGGGGAACCGACGCTGCAGGAATTTGCCAGCGAGATGGAGAAAAACGGCTTTTCCGCAACGGTCAGCCGGGTGAATCACTCCGTTTGCCTGGAAGTGCTCCAGAGCGGGGAAATCGATTTCATCTACGGCATACATCCCAAGGCCCACCTGAAGCCCAGCGCTCCCAATCCTGACGCGGAACTGAATGACGAGGTGGACGACGGCTCCCCGGAAAAATATTTCCGCGCGGAAGTGCACCTGCAGGAAGGCGGCCAGGACTACGACGTCATGGGCTGGACCAGGGACCAGTTGCTCACCGATATCCTCGCCCAGTACGAGCGTCATTTGCAGTTTTTGCACACGGTTCGCTGA
- the arfB gene encoding alternative ribosome rescue aminoacyl-tRNA hydrolase ArfB translates to MIEISRDLKISESEVELSAVRAQGAGGQNVNKVASAIHLRFDIRASSLPEEVKQRLLALRDRRISSDGVAVIKAQRFRTQEKNRADALERLCALIEKATRTSKTRVATKPGRAAKERRLQNKTRRGQIKAWRGKVSE, encoded by the coding sequence ATGATTGAAATTTCTAGAGATCTGAAAATATCCGAATCCGAGGTGGAGCTGAGCGCGGTGCGCGCCCAGGGCGCCGGCGGCCAGAATGTCAACAAGGTGGCCAGCGCGATTCACCTGCGCTTCGATATCCGTGCCTCCTCGCTGCCGGAGGAAGTCAAGCAGCGTCTGCTGGCCCTGCGCGACCGGCGTATATCTTCCGATGGTGTGGCAGTAATCAAGGCCCAGCGCTTCCGCACCCAGGAAAAAAACCGCGCGGATGCACTGGAACGGCTGTGCGCCCTGATCGAGAAGGCGACACGGACGAGCAAGACGCGCGTCGCCACTAAGCCTGGCAGAGCCGCGAAAGAGCGGCGGTTGCAGAACAAAACGCGGCGGGGGCAGATAAAGGCGTGGCGTGGTAAGGTCAGTGAATAG
- a CDS encoding Ldh family oxidoreductase: MSVRYDAGELQQFATTLFRRAGLTEERASVMANVFLQADLLGFTTHGLNRVASNLQWLLDGESRREGEPRVLADRGNCFNWDADFLPGPWVLTQAVEQALERLPEQGMVTATIRRSQHIACLAAYLPPVVEKGYVALLTCSTPSENTVSAQGGIDPLFSANPIAFAAPAGDYPLLFDISMSVTAGGYVSRAQREGRKLPGEYLKDSEGNLSDDPAAFENGGSILPVGGADHGYKGAALSAMLEVLSMALGGYGRGDEESKGDDEANSVFLQIIDPQAFGPQEDFLRQTRALCHLWENSRSEGDSPARVPGQRAWAARARQLEEGVELYPSIMKDLEPWAEKLNVPRPKPL; encoded by the coding sequence ATGTCTGTGCGCTACGACGCCGGTGAACTGCAACAGTTTGCCACCACACTCTTCCGGCGCGCGGGCCTCACCGAAGAACGGGCCTCGGTGATGGCCAATGTTTTCCTGCAGGCGGATTTGCTGGGTTTCACCACCCACGGCCTCAACCGGGTGGCGAGCAACCTGCAGTGGCTGCTGGATGGCGAATCCCGACGCGAGGGGGAGCCGCGGGTGCTCGCCGACCGCGGCAATTGCTTTAACTGGGATGCGGACTTTCTGCCCGGCCCCTGGGTGCTCACCCAGGCGGTGGAGCAGGCGCTGGAGAGGCTGCCGGAGCAGGGAATGGTCACCGCCACCATTCGCCGCAGCCAGCATATCGCCTGCCTGGCTGCCTATCTGCCGCCAGTCGTCGAAAAGGGTTACGTGGCCCTGCTGACCTGCTCCACCCCATCGGAGAACACCGTCAGCGCCCAGGGCGGCATAGACCCGCTGTTCTCCGCCAATCCCATCGCCTTCGCCGCTCCGGCGGGGGATTACCCGCTGCTGTTCGATATCAGCATGTCGGTCACCGCCGGCGGCTATGTCAGCCGGGCGCAACGGGAGGGCAGGAAGCTGCCAGGCGAATACCTCAAGGACAGCGAGGGCAACCTGTCCGACGATCCGGCCGCCTTCGAAAACGGCGGCAGCATCCTGCCGGTGGGCGGCGCCGATCACGGTTACAAGGGAGCGGCGCTCAGCGCCATGCTGGAGGTGCTGTCCATGGCCCTGGGCGGTTACGGCCGGGGAGACGAGGAATCGAAAGGAGACGATGAGGCCAATTCGGTATTCCTGCAGATTATCGATCCCCAAGCATTCGGCCCGCAGGAGGATTTCCTGCGCCAGACCAGGGCGCTGTGCCACCTGTGGGAAAACAGCCGCAGCGAGGGCGACTCCCCGGCCCGCGTGCCCGGCCAGCGCGCCTGGGCCGCCCGGGCGCGGCAGTTGGAAGAGGGGGTGGAACTCTACCCCTCCATCATGAAGGACCTGGAGCCCTGGGCGGAAAAGTTGAATGTGCCCCGACCCAAACCTCTTTGA
- a CDS encoding OprD family outer membrane porin has product MNTIKKLILLAGVSGFSTLAFSEDQLRDIFDNGSLDGNIRAYYNTREYEDRTDESAFSLGGALRAETGKMGPIKIGAGYYTAQDLGTNDDDPNKVNSRLGSDLEVLGEAYLKFDAGHSVATLGRQKVNTPFANSGDAFMIPFTFQGYSVTNKSLKDITFEANYLSEIKNRNSETFVDIGSWTASRYGAAIPSETGRLANLGAVYGAGPIKLEAWFTRVSEFFDTLYLNGSYSASISPSIKPFVGAQYATQRESGDEIVGRVDSRLYGVKFGTTMGSSKVTLAYNSVATEESAFRNGAFLAPFSFSTSPLYTNNMLETMENVDAGKAFKVTFNHSFSSKVDVKLSYATFDFDQVPDREATDLDVVYALDQYLEGLSFRWRVELVTSDVDSVEQINHRFQTQFAF; this is encoded by the coding sequence ATGAATACAATCAAAAAGCTGATCCTGCTTGCAGGGGTGTCGGGGTTCTCTACGCTGGCATTTTCCGAAGATCAATTAAGGGACATATTTGATAACGGAAGCCTGGATGGAAACATCAGAGCCTATTACAACACCCGAGAGTATGAGGATCGTACCGATGAAAGTGCATTTTCCTTAGGAGGAGCGCTACGCGCTGAGACCGGTAAGATGGGCCCAATCAAGATCGGTGCAGGATATTACACCGCTCAGGATCTCGGTACGAATGACGACGACCCAAACAAGGTGAACAGCCGTTTGGGCAGCGATCTGGAAGTGTTGGGAGAGGCCTATCTGAAATTTGACGCTGGCCATTCCGTAGCTACCCTGGGTCGACAGAAAGTCAATACGCCTTTTGCCAACTCCGGCGATGCTTTCATGATCCCATTTACGTTTCAGGGGTACAGCGTTACCAATAAAAGCCTGAAAGATATCACCTTCGAGGCCAACTACCTTAGTGAGATCAAGAATCGTAATAGTGAAACATTTGTGGATATAGGTTCCTGGACGGCGAGCAGGTACGGAGCTGCTATCCCCTCCGAAACAGGTAGATTGGCTAACCTGGGAGCGGTATACGGAGCTGGGCCTATAAAGTTGGAAGCATGGTTTACCCGGGTTTCGGAGTTCTTTGACACCCTGTACCTCAACGGTAGCTACAGCGCTTCGATATCCCCCAGTATCAAACCCTTTGTGGGCGCGCAATATGCAACACAACGTGAAAGCGGTGACGAAATAGTTGGCAGAGTCGATTCAAGACTTTACGGTGTTAAGTTTGGTACGACAATGGGAAGCTCAAAGGTCACTTTGGCCTATAACAGTGTCGCTACGGAAGAATCCGCTTTTCGTAATGGTGCATTTTTGGCTCCTTTCAGTTTCTCCACCAGCCCGCTTTATACTAACAATATGTTGGAGACCATGGAGAACGTAGATGCCGGTAAGGCATTCAAGGTAACCTTCAATCACAGTTTTTCCAGCAAAGTGGATGTAAAACTCAGTTATGCAACATTTGATTTCGATCAGGTGCCGGATCGGGAGGCGACCGACTTGGACGTGGTTTATGCACTTGACCAGTATCTGGAAGGTTTATCCTTTCGATGGAGAGTGGAGCTGGTGACGTCCGATGTCGATTCTGTTGAACAGATCAATCACCGGTTCCAGACCCAGTTTGCCTTCTAA
- a CDS encoding ABC transporter substrate-binding protein, whose translation MTITKLFTAIFMAAALTNTASAETIRIAIGHQSMCTDTYTAGIVVKELGLLEKHLPRSGKYTDADYEISWSDYSSGGPITNQMMANKLNFGVMGDYPLIVNGAKFQETKSLRTKYIAGTGYNLKGSGNAIVVPVDSDIYTIDQLAGKQVSVPVGSAAWGMLLKAMQDEGIPAKDYALKNQSPAVGAANIASSRIDAHADFCPWSELMEFRGTGRKIYDGRETGIPYLHGVVVREDFLDQYPEVAIAFIKAVHEAGQWIKADPVKAVAMMENWTGVEKEVLYIYFSEGGHLTLDPTIKPKWVEALKADHGVLTKEMNMPPLDFEEWVTEDYLKKAYSDLGIDYDAEKNTIVDPGVANAQLPVEIWHSRNGIISYASIDDFLRAIKEFRETGAKLNATYVYDEATGLKLFGKTAFFVKSSDGFKAFLRKPDADTYAMKNKGMVMQLEQAIEGYSS comes from the coding sequence ATGACAATAACCAAGCTATTCACAGCAATATTTATGGCCGCGGCTCTGACGAATACGGCGAGCGCCGAGACGATACGCATTGCGATAGGGCATCAAAGTATGTGTACGGACACCTACACGGCGGGTATCGTCGTTAAGGAGTTGGGGCTGTTGGAGAAGCACCTTCCCAGGTCAGGGAAATATACTGATGCTGATTACGAAATTTCCTGGAGCGATTACTCCTCTGGTGGCCCAATTACCAACCAGATGATGGCTAACAAGTTGAACTTTGGAGTAATGGGTGATTACCCACTGATTGTGAACGGGGCCAAGTTCCAGGAAACAAAATCCTTACGCACCAAGTATATCGCCGGTACTGGCTATAACCTGAAAGGTAGTGGTAATGCCATTGTCGTTCCGGTCGATTCCGATATTTACACCATTGATCAACTCGCAGGCAAGCAAGTATCGGTTCCCGTAGGGAGCGCAGCTTGGGGGATGCTGTTGAAAGCTATGCAGGACGAAGGGATTCCCGCAAAGGACTATGCCTTAAAGAATCAAAGCCCCGCCGTAGGAGCAGCGAATATAGCCTCCAGCCGAATTGATGCCCATGCGGATTTTTGTCCCTGGTCTGAGTTAATGGAGTTCAGGGGAACCGGCCGCAAAATATATGACGGTAGAGAGACAGGCATACCTTATCTTCATGGTGTCGTTGTGCGTGAAGACTTTCTGGATCAATACCCTGAAGTTGCTATTGCTTTTATTAAAGCGGTGCATGAGGCGGGGCAATGGATCAAGGCAGATCCAGTCAAGGCGGTTGCTATGATGGAGAACTGGACCGGTGTCGAGAAAGAAGTGCTCTATATCTATTTTTCAGAAGGTGGACATCTTACGCTCGATCCAACCATTAAACCAAAATGGGTAGAAGCCCTGAAAGCGGATCATGGTGTCCTAACTAAAGAGATGAATATGCCCCCACTCGATTTTGAGGAATGGGTGACGGAAGACTACCTGAAAAAAGCTTACTCCGATCTGGGTATCGATTACGACGCGGAAAAGAATACTATCGTTGATCCTGGTGTTGCCAACGCACAGCTACCGGTGGAAATCTGGCACTCCAGAAACGGCATCATATCCTACGCCTCAATAGATGATTTTTTGAGGGCTATCAAAGAGTTCAGGGAGACAGGTGCAAAATTGAACGCTACCTACGTATACGATGAAGCAACGGGACTGAAACTTTTCGGTAAAACCGCTTTTTTTGTCAAATCTTCAGACGGTTTCAAAGCCTTCCTGAGAAAACCGGATGCCGATACCTATGCAATGAAGAACAAGGGCATGGTTATGCAACTGGAACAGGCTATCGAAGGTTACTCCAGTTAA
- a CDS encoding ABC transporter permease — translation MSTLLSDKAISMDIPKDYDRPVDPVKDGSEIGNASVQGNESAIENKSDRLSGLFSRYFNLDKIKMVGIGSLSIIAGVLIWHYATKYNFNYFINFENVPSPGTVGSAFLVHGTDSEFHTHVQVSIKRILIAYSLAVILGVVIGVMVGRSRSARAAVLPYIEVLRPIPAVAWIPLAILMWPTEESSIIYITFLGALFPIILNTVHGVEQTPKVLVRAALSLGAKRLDIFWHVVLPAALPSIAAGLAIGMGVSWFSLLAGEIISGQYGIGYFTWNAYSLINYPDIIVGMLVIGGLGSLSTYLVRLAMAPSLRWKKTTH, via the coding sequence ATGAGTACATTGTTATCTGATAAAGCTATCAGTATGGATATCCCTAAGGATTACGACAGGCCGGTCGATCCTGTCAAGGATGGATCCGAAATTGGTAATGCTTCGGTTCAAGGGAATGAAAGCGCCATTGAAAACAAATCTGATAGACTGAGTGGCCTGTTTTCAAGATATTTTAATCTCGATAAGATCAAGATGGTTGGTATTGGATCCCTGTCGATAATAGCAGGGGTATTGATCTGGCATTACGCAACCAAGTACAACTTTAACTATTTCATTAACTTTGAAAATGTCCCGTCTCCGGGAACGGTCGGGTCTGCTTTTCTTGTGCATGGTACTGATTCAGAATTTCATACCCATGTTCAGGTTAGCATCAAACGAATACTCATTGCCTACTCGCTCGCGGTAATCCTGGGAGTTGTGATTGGGGTTATGGTTGGCAGGTCCCGATCCGCGAGAGCCGCCGTTCTTCCATATATAGAGGTGCTTCGGCCCATACCGGCAGTTGCCTGGATTCCCCTGGCCATTCTTATGTGGCCAACAGAAGAGTCATCCATTATTTACATTACGTTCCTGGGGGCGCTGTTTCCGATCATCCTCAATACCGTGCACGGCGTTGAACAGACGCCCAAAGTGCTAGTGCGGGCAGCCCTGTCCTTGGGGGCCAAACGTCTGGATATCTTCTGGCATGTGGTGTTGCCGGCAGCTCTGCCCAGTATCGCTGCAGGGCTTGCCATTGGTATGGGGGTAAGTTGGTTTTCGCTGCTGGCGGGAGAAATAATTTCCGGCCAGTATGGTATCGGATACTTTACCTGGAACGCCTATTCACTGATTAATTATCCCGACATTATCGTTGGAATGCTTGTTATCGGCGGCCTGGGGTCCTTGTCCACATATCTGGTCCGTCTGGCTATGGCTCCATCACTGCGATGGAAAAAAACCACGCACTAG
- a CDS encoding ABC transporter ATP-binding protein has protein sequence MNMKLVVESDPRMQPGRKKAAGRGHIEIDNVTIDFKSGATFNRAVEKTSLDIQPGQFVCILGPSGCGKSTLLNSVAGYVKPTTGQVLVDDHPVTSPGPDRGMVFQQYSLFPWKTVHQNIAFGPKLAGHSSRECDSIANTLLSMIGLSKIANKLPGELSGGMQQRVGIARALANYPDVLLMDEPFGALDAQTRLIMQESLLDIWSEFEITVLFVTHDVDEAIFLADRILIMSTSPGSIIADLSVNLERPRKGELATSDEFVRLKRKCLSFIREESLKAFSGSGEW, from the coding sequence ATGAATATGAAGCTCGTAGTGGAGTCGGATCCAAGAATGCAACCCGGTCGAAAAAAGGCGGCCGGTCGGGGGCATATAGAAATTGATAACGTCACAATTGATTTTAAATCAGGGGCAACCTTCAATAGAGCCGTTGAAAAAACCAGCTTAGACATACAGCCAGGGCAATTTGTCTGTATTCTCGGGCCGTCAGGCTGTGGCAAATCAACTTTACTTAATTCTGTCGCAGGCTATGTGAAGCCGACCACCGGCCAGGTGTTGGTGGACGATCATCCGGTGACCAGCCCGGGGCCGGACCGGGGAATGGTATTCCAACAATACTCGCTATTCCCGTGGAAAACCGTTCATCAAAACATAGCATTCGGTCCAAAGTTGGCCGGTCATAGTTCACGTGAATGTGATTCCATTGCCAATACCCTGTTGTCGATGATAGGGCTCAGCAAAATCGCCAATAAGCTGCCCGGCGAGCTGTCCGGTGGTATGCAACAAAGGGTCGGCATAGCTCGAGCTCTGGCTAACTATCCCGATGTGTTACTAATGGACGAGCCTTTTGGTGCCTTGGATGCTCAGACCCGCCTGATTATGCAAGAGAGCCTGCTGGATATCTGGTCGGAATTTGAAATCACGGTACTGTTCGTAACTCACGATGTTGATGAAGCGATCTTCCTGGCTGATAGAATTTTGATTATGAGTACCAGCCCGGGGTCCATTATCGCCGACCTGAGTGTGAATTTGGAGAGGCCGAGAAAGGGCGAGCTGGCGACCAGCGATGAGTTCGTTAGGCTTAAGCGAAAGTGCCTTTCATTCATTCGCGAGGAGAGTCTTAAGGCATTTTCGGGGTCGGGAGAGTGGTAA